From a region of the Gossypium raimondii isolate GPD5lz chromosome 10, ASM2569854v1, whole genome shotgun sequence genome:
- the LOC105778708 gene encoding putative lipid-binding protein AIR1, which produces MASNVKASTALVLSLNLLFFAFVSSHNVENPVFIHPGDVYHNGRITHGHPGTCNPLNLGVCLGLLDLVGVSVGNVPTEPCCSVIQGLVDLEAAVCLCTAVRANVLGIPIHLPISLSLLLNKCGREVATEYICSP; this is translated from the coding sequence ATGGCTTCTAATGTTAAAGCATCAACTGCTCTTGTTCTTTCTCTTAAccttcttttctttgcttttgtAAGCTCTCACAACGTGGAAAACCCCGTTTTTATTCATCCCGGAGATGTGTACCATAATGGCAGAATCACTCATGGTCATCCCGGTACATGCAATCCCCTAAATCTCGGTGTATGCCTTGGCCTGTTGGATTTGGTGGGTGTTAGTGTCGGAAACGTACCTACAGAACCATGTTGCAGCGTGATTCAAGGATTGGTCGATCTTGAAGCTGCAGTTTGCCTTTGCACTGCTGTCAGAGCCAATGTGTTGGGCATTCCCATCCACCTTCCTATTTCATTGAGCCTCTTACTCAATAAATGTGGAAGAGAAGTAGCTACGGAATACATTTGCAGCCCTTAA